The DNA sequence taacaacaaaagcaaaacctCACCGCCGCTATTTCTCCTCTGGCTGTCTTTCCTTCAACagtgtcatcttcttcttctccttcttctgcaAATCATGTTCTCCTCCTTGCCATGGATGTTGGGTTCCCttcaaacagatcatcaatgGAAGTCTCAATATCCTCCGGCCCATACTTTATGTACTTCTCCGATTGCCGGCCTGAATCCAAGTACTGCCTGAACCTCCCTAAGAATGACCGGTATGCCGGTATCACCACTGCAGATATAGAAACCCTAAGCTCAGATTGAAGCTGTTCATCACTCACAATCCATGCGGATTGCGTCTTATGAATCTCCTCAAACATGGCGTTGAAGGCTTTGAACCTCTCTTTCAGTACTGGCTTTGATACTTTCCCATGCACCTGCAATCCTTCATCTTTGAGACATCCCAATACTTTATTCCATGTCTCTCTCTGATAGTTCTTATGGTATTGCCTGAGATCAGATGATCTCTTCCGACACCATGGATCCCCAATTAATTCGTAGATTTCCTTGGAACCCTTGATCTTCTGCATTATGTATCTTCCGTTGTTCATCAAGAAAATGTGGTTTAATGAGAGGTCTCTGTAGATCTTGGATTTCGCTTCTAGATTTGATCCTAACATATCCATTACCGTCATCAATTGGACTGAGAATGGCGAAAGCTTATCCGCCTGGTTTGTCGGTAAGCTGCTCTCTTTTTCTGATCCGCCGCCGACCACCACATCGGAATGATCGATCTTCTGGTGTTCTTGGAAGATCTGCTCCAATGTGTCTTTGTACTCGCATGCATATTTTAGGTAATTCATTGTGTAACGTGTTAAGGGATGAACAGCACCTCCAGGGACGGGAGTTTTACTGGTGTCGCTCTTGATTGAGTTCTCAAGATCGTAGAAGATGCCGACGGCAGCCTCGCCTAGCCGGCATTGGGCAGAGAAGATCTCTGTTTTGATATCCTCCGAGGATTGCCCGGAGAAAATGTTATCAAATTCAGGGATCATGTCCCGCATTGCTTCGTACATGTCCAGAAATTTGAATAGCTTCTCTGCCGATCGCTTCGTCATTGCAACGGCTTCCACAAAATTGAGAAGCTGAGCGACGACTCCACAAGCTAGGTTTCCAAAGAGGGAGCCGGAGACCGATGGATTTTCCTGAAACACCGCATCACAGAATTTATGTTCTCCGGCGAAGTAGACGGTGACGCTGCGCTTGAAGACTTTGATCCAATTGCTGATCTCTCCCTCTAGCGATTCCCATTGCATCCTCAGCACATCGTCAATACCGATCTTGTCGAATCCAATATTTTTCAATGCCTCCTCAAAGGAATTCCTCCTCGAGATGCTGTAAACCTGGCAACACTCCGTCTCATACCCGGCGGCGATCATTGCCGCTGCAATCCTGTTCAGATTCGACACCGTCTCCGGTGAGTAACCAGGAAAATTGGTTGCCTTCGCCGAATCAGGTTCAGATATGACACAGCAATCACTATTAGAGTTAAATGATTGTTGTCTCCCCTTGAGATTGGTCGGTTCCGACTCACCATTCTCAAGGATCGACCGGAACTCTTCTTCAAGATACGACATTGCGCTTTGCAGAACACTGCCGATACGATTGATTGAGGAAACGTATTTCGCATCCGACGGGAGCTTAGATAGAGCTGTCGTCAGTTTTGATAATCTATCGACAGCTTCAAGGAGGGTAGCATCTGCATCGGAATCTTGACGCCATTTGATTGGATCTTCATCTGAATTATATTTCGCGATCTGGGCTTCAACAAGCTTCGCGAATTCATCAACAGAATTGGGGATTTCTACCGGGGTTGTGTTTGATTCGAAGAGGGAGAGGAAGCGATCAATGTCTTCGGAAATCTTTGGAAGACTGGAATCGAGATCAGAAATGGAAGGGTCTTCGGTGGTTGTTTCAGGATTCTCTGCTTCTGCTGGTGCTGCTGCTTCCTCGATGGTGGGCTCTGTAGAGGTATCGTGAGAATCAGATTGGGAATCACCGGCTAAGAGCTCCGGTAACGAAGAAGGAGGGGAAGAAGGAAGGTCAGGGTCGGACTgcttcttgttgttgttgttgttgtcgtcaTCTCGGCTGGCAAAACTGTCGGATTTCTCAGGAGGGATTTTCTCCATTAGTTTTAGAGGTATGTGTAATGTGTTCTAATGCTTCGTTTTTGTtcgtttttttctcttttagtttCCTCAAGGACTGGAGGGTTTGAACTATGAagaagagacagagagagatggGGAACTGGGAAGGCGCGAGCGCGAATGAAGGACAGTTATtcgattatttatttattttttctaatttattacaTTGAGAGAGATTGAAACGGTCGTCGGTGTCTGTATGCATGTAggcacacagagagagagagagagagagagagagagagagagggaagcaCGTTGAAGGGTGGTGAGTGTGTGTTTGTTTGTGTTTCATGGAGGGAACGTGGAGAGTTATCGTTTAATTTAGGGTGTGAGATTGACCGTTGACAGTTCTATGAAGGCTCGATCCCGATGTATTTGGCCTGTGGGTCGGGTTTTCCTGGTTCTGCGGAACCGTTGTAACCCTGTTTAACTTACCATTggaatagaattaaaaaaaaaaaaaaatggaaaaaaactaTTTCTTCCTTTCAATGGAAGACGCTAAAGTCAACAATGGTGAGAATTGAGAAGGttattttcttctaccaaaaaaccaaaagagaagGTTGACAATCTCTTTTTATCTAGGGGTATAACTAGATAAGTGGGCCTATTCTTTAAAACCCTATGTCCCCTTAGCTTAAACCAGGCCCGGCCCAGCCCAGCTCTGCCTGGGATATTGTAGCCCAACCCAGCCCCAACAATGATTGAACTTGATTGGATCGGGTTGGTTGAGTCGGCCTTGATTGATCAACTGTGGCAacctttatttttgtcattttaggGCTAGAGTATATTGTCATTATTGGCAACATAGCTGATGCATTAGTAATTAGGTGGCTAGTTTTGATGATGCTCTAGTGTAGTGTTTAGAATCACATAGCTGATGTGGCAGTGGCTGTGCATAGGTAGTGGTTAAATGTTTGTTACTGTAGTTTCAGCAAAGTTTATATTTGTAgatgtttttgtatttttaatgaAAGATTCCTTATATGGATTGTTCTAAAAAGTAATAAAGCTTAAGCTTTGAGTCATGAATCCAATACAATTGAAACTGAATCCAACA is a window from the Macadamia integrifolia cultivar HAES 741 chromosome 5, SCU_Mint_v3, whole genome shotgun sequence genome containing:
- the LOC122078746 gene encoding exocyst complex component EXO70B1-like, whose product is MEKIPPEKSDSFASRDDDNNNNNKKQSDPDLPSSPPSSLPELLAGDSQSDSHDTSTEPTIEEAAAPAEAENPETTTEDPSISDLDSSLPKISEDIDRFLSLFESNTTPVEIPNSVDEFAKLVEAQIAKYNSDEDPIKWRQDSDADATLLEAVDRLSKLTTALSKLPSDAKYVSSINRIGSVLQSAMSYLEEEFRSILENGESEPTNLKGRQQSFNSNSDCCVISEPDSAKATNFPGYSPETVSNLNRIAAAMIAAGYETECCQVYSISRRNSFEEALKNIGFDKIGIDDVLRMQWESLEGEISNWIKVFKRSVTVYFAGEHKFCDAVFQENPSVSGSLFGNLACGVVAQLLNFVEAVAMTKRSAEKLFKFLDMYEAMRDMIPEFDNIFSGQSSEDIKTEIFSAQCRLGEAAVGIFYDLENSIKSDTSKTPVPGGAVHPLTRYTMNYLKYACEYKDTLEQIFQEHQKIDHSDVVVGGGSEKESSLPTNQADKLSPFSVQLMTVMDMLGSNLEAKSKIYRDLSLNHIFLMNNGRYIMQKIKGSKEIYELIGDPWCRKRSSDLRQYHKNYQRETWNKVLGCLKDEGLQVHGKVSKPVLKERFKAFNAMFEEIHKTQSAWIVSDEQLQSELRVSISAVVIPAYRSFLGRFRQYLDSGRQSEKYIKYGPEDIETSIDDLFEGNPTSMARRRT